A window from Rhizosphaericola mali encodes these proteins:
- a CDS encoding UDP-3-O-(3-hydroxymyristoyl)glucosamine N-acyltransferase, translating into MKFPAPVSVQWIGELIGATSIKGDSNIPATGINELHKVENGDIVFVDAPKYYDTCINSNATHIIINSTEVDCPAGKTLIVADQPFEAYLKIVNHFRPFSPADKMINEDAKIGENTIIMPGVFIGKDVIIGNNCRIFPNVTILDYTEIGDNVVIQSGTVIGGDAFYYNTKKDREVWYKRMQSCGNVVIENNVEIGCNCTIDRGVTASTVIGQGTKIDNLVHIGHDNAIGKNCLFAAQVGIAGATIIEEGVCLWGQVGVSKTLTIGKNTQVLAQSGVPSSLKANKVYFGYPAEEAQGKRRELVWQKRIPELWEEVKHLKKAIGERE; encoded by the coding sequence ATGAAATTTCCAGCTCCCGTAAGCGTACAATGGATCGGAGAATTAATCGGTGCAACTAGCATCAAAGGAGATTCTAATATACCGGCGACAGGCATTAATGAATTACATAAAGTGGAAAATGGCGACATCGTTTTTGTCGATGCGCCCAAATATTATGATACTTGTATCAATAGTAATGCAACACATATTATCATCAATTCTACAGAGGTAGATTGTCCAGCGGGCAAAACCTTGATTGTAGCAGATCAACCATTTGAGGCTTATTTGAAAATTGTCAATCATTTTCGTCCATTTTCACCAGCAGATAAAATGATTAATGAAGATGCCAAAATTGGTGAAAATACAATCATTATGCCTGGTGTTTTCATCGGGAAAGACGTAATTATTGGTAATAATTGTCGCATATTCCCCAATGTGACTATTCTAGATTATACAGAAATCGGAGACAATGTTGTAATACAATCTGGAACGGTTATCGGTGGCGACGCTTTTTATTATAACACGAAAAAAGATCGAGAAGTTTGGTATAAAAGAATGCAGAGCTGTGGCAACGTTGTCATTGAGAATAATGTAGAAATTGGTTGTAATTGTACCATCGATCGTGGCGTGACCGCATCAACAGTGATCGGACAAGGTACCAAAATAGATAATCTCGTACACATTGGACACGACAATGCCATTGGAAAAAATTGTTTGTTTGCCGCACAAGTGGGTATTGCAGGCGCTACAATTATCGAAGAGGGCGTTTGTCTTTGGGGACAAGTGGGTGTGAGTAAAACTTTGACTATTGGGAAAAATACGCAAGTATTGGCGCAAAGTGGCGTTCCCTCATCTTTAAAAGCCAATAAAGTTTATTTCGGATATCCGGCGGAAGAGGCGCAAGGCAAAAGACGTGAATTGGTTTGGCAAAAACGTATTCCTGAATTATGGGAAGAGGTCAAACATCTCAAAAAAGCCATTGGAGAAAGAGAGTAA
- a CDS encoding 4'-phosphopantetheinyl transferase family protein, protein MRINLHLYSMGLFFQQNIDAFTRLAIWKIEEDLSFFQQQVPTKGDITHPQKMLQHLAGRFLLPFLFPDFPNREIVVADTRKPYLPNEEYHFSISHSGDYAAAIVSKTHRVGIDIELFAEKIKRIEHKYLTEKEQQFIRKKGYIDLSLLTACWSLKEAVYKWWSYGNLSFKDNIRIENIACKPTAHFEVAFEKDDFSQKLSAPICLFEQMSLVWLMTEV, encoded by the coding sequence ATGAGGATAAATTTGCATCTTTACAGCATGGGATTATTTTTCCAGCAAAATATTGATGCTTTTACCCGATTGGCGATTTGGAAAATAGAAGAAGATTTGTCTTTTTTCCAACAACAAGTACCCACAAAAGGCGATATCACGCACCCGCAAAAAATGTTGCAACATCTCGCAGGTAGATTTTTACTACCTTTCCTTTTTCCCGATTTTCCCAATAGAGAAATTGTCGTTGCCGACACACGCAAACCTTATTTGCCAAATGAAGAATATCACTTTTCCATTTCTCACAGTGGAGATTATGCTGCGGCGATTGTGAGTAAAACGCATCGCGTTGGTATTGATATTGAATTATTCGCAGAAAAAATAAAAAGAATCGAGCATAAATATTTGACGGAAAAAGAACAACAATTTATTCGAAAAAAAGGATATATCGACTTAAGCTTGCTCACCGCTTGTTGGAGTCTAAAAGAAGCCGTTTACAAATGGTGGAGTTATGGCAATCTCAGTTTCAAAGACAATATCCGCATTGAAAATATCGCTTGTAAACCAACAGCTCACTTCGAAGTCGCCTTTGAAAAAGACGATTTTTCGCAAAAATTATCCGCGCCTATTTGTTTGTTCGAACAAATGAGTTTAGTCTGGTTAATGACTGAAGTGTAG
- a CDS encoding DUF2975 domain-containing protein has product MKEKKLKKVKSLVIILKVIIIGYFLFSAYNNRQDFINGFKDGATKYTLLSAGSEKQIVGISQFMITNKAGKESSYIFIELIFVSIISIIAIVLIFQIFRLLNNLQSLHIFDKSNISLINHIIITIALWGIFYNLYLILDTHDKTKGLSIKDYTISSFSITDLDLTFIVYIIIFSIISIIWNYAIDIKSEHSLTV; this is encoded by the coding sequence ATGAAGGAAAAGAAACTTAAAAAAGTGAAGAGTTTGGTTATTATACTTAAAGTAATCATCATTGGCTATTTTCTCTTTTCAGCATACAATAACAGGCAGGACTTTATTAATGGTTTTAAAGATGGGGCAACTAAATACACTCTTTTAAGCGCAGGTTCTGAAAAACAAATCGTTGGGATCAGCCAATTTATGATTACTAATAAAGCGGGTAAAGAGTCATCCTATATTTTTATTGAGCTCATTTTTGTCTCCATCATTTCAATCATCGCAATTGTATTGATTTTTCAAATATTTAGGTTATTAAACAATCTTCAAAGCCTACACATTTTTGACAAAAGCAACATTTCTCTGATTAATCATATCATAATTACAATTGCATTATGGGGAATCTTTTACAATTTATATTTAATCTTAGACACTCATGATAAAACAAAAGGCTTATCAATAAAAGACTATACTATTTCTTCATTTTCAATTACAGATCTAGATCTAACATTTATAGTTTATATAATCATTTTTTCGATTATATCAATTATTTGGAATTATGCAATTGATATTAAGTCTGAACACTCCTTAACTGTTTAA